The Triticum aestivum cultivar Chinese Spring chromosome 6D, IWGSC CS RefSeq v2.1, whole genome shotgun sequence genomic sequence TTCCCCGCGCGAGCCGCTTTGCGGAAAGCGTACCGCCACCACCCCTGCCGCCCCCCTGCCAAGTGCTAACCACCTTAAAGCAGGCGGCTTTGCCACTAAAACCCCGTCAAATACTCCACCCAGCGGCCACGAATCATTAGCATCGCGCACGCACGGACGGGCGCGGCAAAGAAAGGCAGAGAGAGTGCGCGAGCTTGCCGGCGCTGGCTATCATGGCGAGGGCCTTTCGCGCGGCATCCCCGCTGCCCCTCCCCTCTTCCAGCTCCAGGAGCGCCACCGCAccgagcggcggcggtggcagcgggaGCTTCACCTGGCTGCTCAAGAAGCGCTCCAGCAAGGCGCCGCAGCGCAGCGGGCCGAGCGGCCAGGAGGCGGAGGACgagggagacgaggaggaggcTGGAGCGGCCGCTCTGTCCACCGCGCAGTCGTCTTCCACCGACGagcagtcctcctcctcctcctcctcgtcctcgtcgtcgagGAAGAAGCGCGCGGACGCGCTGGCGCGTCTGCGGTCGGTGTTCCTGGCGGCGATCAcgcaccggcgccggcgccggcagcTCGGGTCGTGCGTCACGGGCACCAtcttcgggcggcggcgcgggcgcgtgCACGTAGCGCTGCAGACGGACCCGCGATCGGCGCCAGTGCTGCTGGTGGAGATGGCCGCCTACTCCACCGGCGCGCTCGTCAGGGTGTCCTCGGGCCTCGTGCGCCTCGCGCTCGAGTGCGAGAAGCCGCCGCTCAACGCAGGTACGTCCGCCGCCCGTACAACCACAGCGAGGGCAGCTCAAGCGCCAAAGCTACAGATTAACACCGGAGGCACGTGCAGGGGAGAAGCGGCGGCCGCTGCTGGAGGAGCCGACGTGGCGCGCGTACTGCAACGGGCTCAAGTGCGGCTACGCGGTGCACCGCGAGTGCGGCGCCGACGAGTGGCGCGTGCTGGGCGCCGTGGAGCAGGTGTCCGTCGGCGCCGGCGTGCTCCCGGACGACGGTGCCgcaggcggcgccggcgagggcgaTCTGATGTACATGCGCGCCAAGTTCGAGCGGGTCGTCGGATCGAGGGACTCGGAGGCGTTCTACATGATGAACCCCGACGGCAGCGGAGGGCCCGAGCTCAGCATCTACCTGCTCAGAGTCTGACGGCCGGTCGAGCAAAAAATTCTTCCTGTATGGACTTTGTACACGTCCTTGTGCATGcatatgttttttttctttctttctcttgggTTCCATGTATTCCGGTGCAGGAATTAATTGGCTGGCCTTGTACAGTATGTAGTACGTACAATAGTATCATTGCTCACTCTAGTGCTTAATCAAAATCAATATTGATATTTCCTCCATTTTAACATGCAGTGCACATTAGAGCAAAGCTTAACCAAATTTGTAGAGCAAAATATAATCATCTACAGAAccaaatcaatattattagactTCATGGTATTGTGGACGCAATCCCATCCATTCGATCAACCCCTTCCGCTCTCCTTTTTCGAGAGCACATAAATTGTGTGCCCTTTGTTTTATATTATAAAAGACAGAAGATAAAATACAGAAAATTCAGGCAAACTCTCACCACAACCGGGTGAGaagtaaacacacacacacacacgcacgcaagcacgcgcacacacacacaataccACCCCAACACATGAGGGTCTGTCCTAAATTGACCAACAAAGCCGCGTCTTGACCAGCACTGTATGGACTTTGTACACGTCCTGATCAACTCGAAAGAGCGGCAACTACAAACGAACTATCCTTGCCGATGCACCAACTATGCTTGAGTGCCTAAAAGAGTTGGCAGGTGGGTGATAGGACTCAAATAACCCCGGAAATGTCATGGTCTTGGACTCATCCATGATGGCGTACATAGCTCCCGTGAAGAACAATCCAGAACAGCGGTGAGCACCAGCAGAGGAACAATGTCGAGGGCGTCGCCATTACCGATCTGGAACCGAACCtgggcagagcaaagctgatgactactcgatagttcagtgtgccatgctttacggcttagaaccgagacttcaacgacgtgcaatgacgttttgaacgtcatggagcatatgagatgtttcaggagttgaagttaatatttcgagcaaatgcctgaattaagagatatgaagtctccaataagttctacagctgcaaaatggaggagaatagttctgtcagtgaacatatactcagaatgtctgggtaccacaaccacttgactcaactgggagttaatcttcctgttgatagtgtcattgacagagttcttcaatcactgccaccaagctacaaaagcttcgtgatgaactataatatgtaagggatggataagacaattcccgagctcttcgcgatgctaaaggttgcagaggtagaaatcaagaaggagcatcaagtgttgatggttaacaagaccactagtttcaagaaaaaagacaaagggaagaaggggaacttcaagaagaacggcaagcaagttgctgctcaagtgaagaagcccaagtctggacctaagcctgagactgagtgcttgtactgcaaagggactggtcactggaagcgaaactgccccaagtatttggcggataagaaggatggcaaagtgaaaggtatatttgatatacatgttattgatgtgtaccttactaatgctcgtagtagcgcctgggtatttgatactggttttgctgctcatatttgcaactcgaaacaggggctacggattaagcgaagattggctaaggataaggtgacgatgcgcgtgggaaatggttccaaagtcgatgtgatcgccgtcggcacgctacctctacatccaccttcgggattagttttagacctgaataattgttatttggtgctagcgttaagcatgatcattatatctgggtcttgtttgatgcgagacggttattcatttaaatcagagaataatggttgttctatttatatgagtaatatcttttatggtcatgcaccgttgatgagtgatctatttttgttgaatctcgatagtagtgatacacatattcatagtattgaagccaaaagatataagtttaataatgatagtgcaacttatttgtggcactgccgtttaggtcatattggtgtaaaacgcatgaagaaactccatgctgatgggcttttggaatcacttgatgcttgcgaaccatgcctcatgggcaagatgactaagactccgttctccggaacaatggagcgagcaacagacttattggaaataatacatactgatgtatgcggtccgatgagtgttgaagctcgcggcgggtatcgttattttctgacattcacagatgatttaagcagatatgggtatatctacttgatgaaacttaagtctgaaacatttgaaaagttcaaagaatttcagagtgaagtggaaaatcatcataacaggaaaataaagtttctacgatctgatcgtggaggtgaatatttgagttacgagtttggtcttcatttgaaacaatgcagaatagttccgcaactcacgccacctggaacaccacagcgtaatggtgtgtctgaacgtcgtaaccgcactttattagatatggtgcgatctatgatgtctcttactgatttaccgctatcgttttggggttatgctttagagacggctgcattcatgttaaatagggcaccatctaaatccgttgagacgacaccatatgaactgtggtttggtaagaaacccaagttgtcgtttcttaaagtttggggctgcgatgcttatgtgaaaaagcttcaacctgataagctcgaacccaaattagagaaatgtgtcttcataggatacccaaaagaaactgttgggtacaccttctatcacagatccgaaggcaagatatttgttgctaagaatggatcctttctagagaaggagtttctctcgaaagaagtgagtgggaggaaattagaacttgatgaggagtTGTACCTTCTCTtcaattggaaagtagttcatcatagaaatcagttccagtgatgcctacaccagttagtgaggaagttaatgatgatgatcatgaaacttcatatcaagttactaccgcacctcgtaggtcaaccagagtaagatccataccagagtggtacggtaatcctgttctggaggtcatgttacttgaccatgacgaacctacgaactatgaggaagcgatgatgagcccagattccgcgaaatggcttgaggccatgaaatctgagatgggatccatgtatgagaacaaagtgtggactttgcttgacttgctcgatgatcggcaagccatagagaataaaatggatcttcaagaagaagactgacgctgacggtaatgttactgtctacaaagctcgacttgttgtgaaaggttttcaacaagttcaaggagttgactacggtgataccttctcacccgtagcgatgcttaagtctgtccgaatcatgttagcagttgccacattttatgattatgaaatttggcaaatggatgtcaaaagtgcattccttaatggatatcttaaagaagagttgtatatgatgcaaccagaaggttttgtcgatccaaaaggtgctaacaaagtgtgaaagctccagcgatccatttatggactggtgcaagcctctcagagttggaatatacgctttgatagtgtgatcaaagcatatggttttatacagacttttggagaagcctgtatttacaagaaagggagtgggagctctgtagcatttctggtattatatgtggatgacatattgttgatcggaaatgatactgaatttttgaatagtataaaggatacttgaataagaaattttcaatgaaagaccttcgtgaagctgcttatatattgggcatcaagatctatagagatagatcaagacgcttaattggactttcacaaagcacataccttgataaagttttgaagaagttcaaaatggatcaagcaaagaaagggttcttgcctgtgttacaaggtgtgaagttgagtcagactcaatgcccgaccactgaagaagatagagagaaaatgaaagtcattccctatgcttcagccataggttctatcatgtatgcaatgctgtgtaccagacctgatgtgtgccttgcaattagtttagcagggagataccaaagtaatccaggagtggatcactggacagcggtcaagaacatcctgaaatacctgaaaaggactaaggatatgtttctcgtttatggaggtgacaaagagctcgtcgtaaatagtcacgtcgatgcaagctttgacactaatccggatgactctaagtcacaaactggatacgcatttatattgaatggtggagctgtaagttggtgcagttccaaacagagcgtcgtggtgggatctacgtgtgaagcggagtacatagctgcttcggaagcagcaaatgaaggagtctggatgaaggagttcatatccgatctaggtgtaatacctagtacatcgggtccaatgaaaatcttttgtgacaatactggtgcaattgccttggcaaaggaatccagatttcacaagagaaccaagcacatcaagagacgcttcaattccatccgtgatcaagtcaaggagggagacatagagatttgcaagatacacacggatcttaatgttgcagacctgttgactaagcctctctcacgagcaaaacatgatcaacaccaagactccatgggtgttagaatcattactatgtaatctagattattgactctagtgcaagtgggagactgaaggaaatatgccctagaggcaataataaagttgttatttatatttccttatatcatgataaatgtttattattcatgctagaattgtattaaccggaaacatagtacatgtgtgaatacatagacaaacagagtgtccctagtatgcctctacttgactagctcgttaatcaaagatggttatgtttcctaaccatagacatgagttctcatttgatgaacgggatcacatcattagagaatgatgtgatggacaagacccatccgttagcttagcactatgatcgtttagtttattgctattgctttcttcatgacttatacatgttcctatgactatgagattatgcaactcccgaataccagaggaacacttagtgtgctatcaaacgtcacaatgtagctgggtgattataaagatgctctacaggtgtctccgatggtgtttgttgtgttggcatagatcgagattaggatttatcactccgtgtttcagagaggtatctctgggccctctcggtaatgcacatcactataagccttgcaagcaatgtgactaatgagttagttacaggattatgcattacggaacgagtacagagacttgccggtaacaagattgaactaggtatgatgataccgacgatcgaatctcgggcaagtaacataccgatgacaaagggaacaacgtatgttggtatgcggtttgaccgataaagatcttcgtagaatatgtaggaaccaatatgagcatccaggttccgctattggttattgaccggagatgtgtctcggtcatgtctacatagttctcgaacccgtagggtccgcacgcttaacgttcgatggcgatttgtattatgagttatgtgttttgatataccgaagtttgttcagagtcccggatgagatcacgaacatgacaaggagtcttgaaatggtcgagacataaagattgatatattggaaggctacattcggacaccagaatggttcagGTCATTTCGGATATGTTTCGGAGTACCTGGGGTTACCGGAACcgcccccgggaagttaatgggccatcatgggccttagtggagaagagagagggccggccagaggcGGCGCGCGCCCCCactgcccagtccgaattggaaaaGGGGAGGGGCGgaacccccctccttccttctcttcttttcctccttcccttcttctcctacttggactaggaagggggggggcaaatcctacttggaccgggagtccaagtaggacccccccatggcgcgcccccttagggccggccacctctcctcccccctttatatacgtgggaggggggcaccccaaaggcacaccaaagtttctcttagccgtgtgcggtgccccctccatagttacacacctcggtcatattgtcgtagtgcttaggcgaagccctgcgccggtaaacttcattatcaccgtcaccacaccgtcgtgctgatggaactctccctcggcctcaactggatcaagagttcgagggacgtcactgagctgaacgtgtgcagatcgcggaggtgccgtacgtccggtacttggatcggctggatcgcgaagacgttcgactacatcaaccgcgttactaaacgcttccgctttcggtctacgagggtacgtagacacactctccccgctcattgctatgcttctcctagatagatcttgcgtgatcgtaggaatttttttgaaatactacgttccccaacaccacgtacagagaggtggcgatcgtgtgagatcgtgggtgaatagataagtcttatCGTGGGATATGGAACGGTTTgcgcggcaaaagccgaaaattcagataagaatattttaaggTTTGGTTCATAAATTCTTCAGCtggcaaggacacagtgaagattttgaacgggtttcaaatagaacgcacatgaagaatttgtgaacagagtaggttgagtttagcatagacggggaagggtccgatcacattcacttagtggaagagtcaacttgaagaaatagcaataagtgaatgctgtagaggactaaaaactcaaatatatatagccaatgaagaacaacgtcggaaagagtgaagacaatgcaaagttgaagaatttgaacaactggggaatttcaaaactgaagaaaaactcaaattgaagattttcaacttttgttggtggcgtgacccaccgtataagaatgatgattttagacgccgcatacaattgtcgtagggctttgagaatcaaattcttcattaatttcttcacacttagagggttagtcttcattgattgaataaaaacgttacttcgtgtgttgcacatctaagtcatcaattttgcataagtgttaggatgtgtgtccttttcaaagaacattcaaagattcaaagatatttagctcacgccgcaacttgctaaatctcttctcatccaagggctttgtgaagatatcggctagctgttcttcagtcttcacgtgctcgatagagatgtcgcccttcaacacatgatcgcaaagaaaatgatgatgaatctggatgtgctttgtcttcgagtgctgaactgggttatgagcaatcttgatggcgctctcattgtcacagtagagaggcacattcttcacattgatgtcgtagtccttgagggtttgcttcatccatagcaattgagcacagcacgaaccaacaacaatgtactcagcttcagcagt encodes the following:
- the LOC123145252 gene encoding protein MIZU-KUSSEI 1, translated to MARAFRAASPLPLPSSSSRSATAPSGGGGSGSFTWLLKKRSSKAPQRSGPSGQEAEDEGDEEEAGAAALSTAQSSSTDEQSSSSSSSSSSSRKKRADALARLRSVFLAAITHRRRRRQLGSCVTGTIFGRRRGRVHVALQTDPRSAPVLLVEMAAYSTGALVRVSSGLVRLALECEKPPLNAGEKRRPLLEEPTWRAYCNGLKCGYAVHRECGADEWRVLGAVEQVSVGAGVLPDDGAAGGAGEGDLMYMRAKFERVVGSRDSEAFYMMNPDGSGGPELSIYLLRV